A window from Primulina eburnea isolate SZY01 chromosome 2, ASM2296580v1, whole genome shotgun sequence encodes these proteins:
- the LOC140822715 gene encoding uncharacterized protein: protein MVLCFPSTPKKLAATVAFFLAGGSLFAAGLHLSYVNVAPQQARIKARTDFVKERLRKKSGK, encoded by the coding sequence ATGGTGTTGTGCTTCCCGTCAACACCAAAGAAATTGGCAGCAACTGTAGCTTTCTTCCTTGCTGGTGGCTCGTTGTTTGCTGCAGGCTTGCATTTGTCATATGTAAATGTTGCTCCTCAACAAGCTCGGATCAAAGCTCGAACTGACTTTGTCAAAGAGCgtttaagaaagaaatctgggaAGTGA